One genomic segment of Erythrolamprus reginae isolate rEryReg1 chromosome 2, rEryReg1.hap1, whole genome shotgun sequence includes these proteins:
- the LOC139160072 gene encoding zinc finger protein 850-like yields the protein MEKPYECRDCGKYFISNSHLLRHKTIHTGEKPFECPICRKGYCDNSSLVKHQRTHTGEKPYECPECGKRFSQNSSLVTHQRIHTGDKQYECPECGKSFSRNSTLVTHQRTHTGEKPFECPDCGESFSMSSSLMRHQRTHTGEKPFECSDCGKSFSLHSSLVIHQRTHTGEKPFECPDCGKSFSLSSSLVRHQRTHTGEKPFECPDCGRSFSLSSSLVIHRRTHTGEKPFECSICRKAFSDNSSLVKHQRIHTGDKPFECLICRKGFCDNSSLVKHLRTHTGEKPFECLDCGKCYSQNSHLIIHQRTHTGEKPFECPLCEKSFSNNSNLVTHQRTHTGEKPFECPECGKCYNQNSHLVKHQRTHTGEKPFECPICGKSFSDNSNLVTHQRTHTGEKPFECPDCGKCYNQNSHLVKHQRTHTGEKPFECPFCGKSCSDHSNLVTHQRTHTGEKPFECPDCGKRCSQNSHLMTHQRIHTGERPFECPDCGKHYTRNSHLVIHRRTHIGEKSSECPTCGERFSDNSSLLTHQRTHTGEKPFECSVCRKGFCDHSSLVNHLRIHKGEKPFECTDWEKFH from the coding sequence ATGGAGAAACCTTATGAGTGTCGAGATTGTGGTAAGTATTTCATTAGTAATTCCCACCTCCTGAGACACAAGACCatacatacaggagagaaaccctttgaatgtcctatctGTAGGAAAGGTTAttgtgataattccagcctggtgaaacatcagagaactcacacaggagagaaaccttatgAGTGTCCAGAGTGTGGCAaacgtttcagtcagaattccagccttgtaacacaccagaggattcatacaggagaCAAACAATatgaatgtcctgagtgtgggaaaagtttcagtcgaaATTCCACCCtcgtgacacaccagaggactcacacaggagaaaaaccctttgaatgtcctgattgtggggaaAGTTTTAGTATGAGTTCCAGCCtgatgagacaccagaggactcacacaggagagaaaccctttgaatgttctgactgtgggaaaagttttagtctgcattccagcctggtgatacaccagaggacacacacaggagagaaaccctttgaatgtcctgactgtgggaaaagttttagtctgagttccagcctggtgagacaccagaggactcacacaggagagaaaccctttgaatgtcctgattgtgggagaaGTTTTAGTCTGAGTTCCAGCCTGGTGATacaccggaggactcacacaggagagaaaccctttgaatgttctatCTGTAGGAAAGCTTTTTCTGATAATtctagcctggtgaaacaccagaggattcacacaggagataaACCCTTTGAGTGTTTAATCTGTAGGAAAGGTTTttgtgataattccagcctggtaaaacacctgaggactcacacaggagagaaaccctttgaatgtcttgactgtgggaaatgttacagtcagaattcccacctgataatacatcagaggactcacacaggagagaaaccctttgaatgtcccctCTGTGAAAAAAGCTTTAGTAACAATTCTaatctggtgacacaccagaggactcacacaggagagaaaccctttgaatgtcctgagtgtgggaaatGTTACAATCAGAATTCCCacttggtgaaacaccagagaactcacacaggagagaaaccctttgaatgtcctatttgtgggaaaagctttagtgataattccaatctggtgacacaccagaggactcacacaggagagaaaccctttgaatgtcctgactgtgggaaatgttacaatcagaattcccacctggtgaaacaccagaggactcacacaggagagaaaccctttgaatgtcctttcTGTGGGAAAAGCTGTAGTGATCATTCCAActtggtgacacaccagaggactcacacaggagagaaaccttttgaatgtcctgactgtgggaaacgttgCAGTCAAAATTCCCACCTTATGAcacatcagaggattcacacaggagagagaccctttgaatgtcctgactgtgggaaacatTATACTCGTAATTCCCATCTGGTGATACACCGGAGGACTCATATAGGAGAGAAATCTTCTGAATGCCCTACCTGTGGGGaacgttttagtgataattccagcctgttgACACATcaaagaactcacacaggagagaaaccctttgaatgttctgtctGTAGGAAAGGTTTTTGTGATCATTCCAGCCTGGTGAACCACCTAAGGATTCAcaaaggagagaaaccctttgaatgtactgactgggaaaagtttcaTTAA